Proteins encoded by one window of Cyclobacteriaceae bacterium:
- a CDS encoding phospholipase D-like domain-containing protein, producing the protein MEFHDALTITRQGYVANDGARLVRAGREYFQLLQQLIREARHTIHLQTYIFEEDETGKEVIQELLLAAQRGVKIYIIIDGYASQNFSDELVERLRSAGIYFRFFAAYFRSKYFYFGRRMHHKVFVADAKRSLVGGINIGNHYNDTATNVAWLDWATYVEGPVGLLLQQICERRVKNETFTRIVLPPVPDLTNRILVRPRINDWVRRRREISLSYTEMFKEAKSHITMVSSYFIPGNILKRYIAGAAKRGVKIRVIQTGISDVTIAKYAERYMYNWFLRNGIELYEYQPKVLHAKLATYDGKWVTVGSYNLNNISAYASVELNLDILDTDFAKDAEARLQRIINHDCIQITPEYFQKKQTLLERFLQRSAYDIFRIILFLFTFYFKQRD; encoded by the coding sequence ATGGAGTTTCATGATGCCCTAACCATTACCCGGCAAGGGTACGTTGCCAATGATGGGGCCCGTTTGGTTCGTGCCGGTCGTGAGTATTTTCAGTTGTTGCAGCAGCTTATTCGCGAGGCCAGACACACCATTCATTTACAAACATACATTTTTGAGGAGGATGAAACGGGAAAGGAAGTTATTCAGGAATTGCTGTTGGCAGCACAACGGGGTGTAAAGATTTATATAATAATTGATGGATATGCTTCCCAGAATTTTTCGGATGAGTTAGTGGAGCGTTTGCGATCTGCGGGAATCTATTTTCGGTTTTTTGCTGCCTATTTCAGAAGCAAGTACTTCTATTTTGGCAGGAGAATGCATCACAAGGTTTTTGTGGCGGATGCTAAGCGAAGTTTAGTCGGGGGGATCAATATTGGAAATCATTATAATGACACGGCTACGAATGTGGCCTGGTTGGATTGGGCAACTTACGTGGAAGGACCAGTGGGCTTGTTGCTTCAGCAGATTTGTGAAAGGCGGGTTAAGAATGAAACGTTTACCCGCATTGTATTGCCACCCGTTCCGGATCTCACAAATCGAATTTTAGTTCGCCCGCGCATTAACGATTGGGTTCGCAGAAGGCGCGAAATCTCGCTCAGCTATACGGAGATGTTTAAGGAAGCGAAATCACACATCACCATGGTATCCAGTTATTTTATTCCGGGTAACATCTTGAAACGTTATATAGCCGGTGCTGCAAAGCGTGGTGTGAAAATCCGGGTTATCCAAACCGGAATATCTGATGTAACCATAGCCAAGTATGCCGAGCGTTACATGTACAATTGGTTTTTACGAAATGGCATTGAGTTGTATGAGTATCAACCCAAAGTGTTGCACGCCAAGCTGGCTACCTATGACGGCAAATGGGTGACGGTAGGATCCTATAACCTCAACAACATCAGTGCATATGCGAGTGTGGAGTTAAACCTGGATATTCTCGATACAGATTTTGCTAAAGATGCTGAAGCCAGATTGCAACGAATTATCAATCATGACTGTATTCAAATAACCCCTGAGTATTTTCAAAAAAAGCAAACGTTGTTAGAACGTTTTCTGCAACGCAGTGCATATGATATTTTCAGGATAATACTCTTTTTGTTCACATTCTATTTCAAGCAACGTGATTGA
- a CDS encoding metal-dependent hydrolase, whose translation MDSITHIAIGAVVGEVLAGKKLGKHAMFIGAIAQSLPDIDFVASFWMTFSENLLAHRGFTHSFLFIGLTTIGFALFADRWYRKPDMRLGAWMIFLGVQMMLHLLIDGCNAYGTGWLEPFSHERISFHFLFVADPFFSIWVGVAALVLLILKNNHPLRMKWAMWSLLLSTGYLLYAAFNKFTIERDVASALKKQNIEHSRYLTTPTPLNSWLWFVAVEDDSGFHVAHRSVFDRSETIDFHYFPRNKELLNEVAGHESLQHLIRFSQGYYTVKQKDGKLIFNDLRFGQITGWATPNNEFVFHFYLSHPDDNLLVIQRGRFANWNGETVRALIRRIRGEQ comes from the coding sequence ATGGATTCGATAACCCATATTGCCATTGGTGCTGTTGTTGGCGAAGTGTTGGCCGGAAAAAAACTAGGTAAGCACGCCATGTTTATCGGGGCAATTGCCCAAAGTTTACCCGATATCGATTTCGTGGCTTCCTTTTGGATGACTTTTTCAGAAAACCTGCTAGCTCACCGCGGGTTTACACACTCCTTTCTGTTTATCGGCCTCACAACTATTGGTTTTGCTTTGTTTGCCGACCGATGGTACCGCAAACCCGATATGCGTCTGGGCGCCTGGATGATTTTTCTGGGTGTACAGATGATGCTACACCTGTTGATTGATGGCTGCAACGCGTATGGCACAGGCTGGCTTGAACCCTTCAGTCATGAACGCATCTCCTTTCATTTTCTTTTTGTGGCCGATCCGTTCTTCTCCATTTGGGTTGGTGTTGCTGCCCTTGTGTTGCTTATATTAAAAAACAATCATCCCCTACGGATGAAATGGGCCATGTGGTCGTTGCTGCTTTCAACAGGCTACTTGCTATATGCTGCCTTTAACAAATTTACCATTGAGCGTGATGTTGCTTCCGCGCTAAAAAAACAAAATATCGAACATTCAAGATACCTCACTACCCCAACGCCTTTAAACAGTTGGCTTTGGTTTGTAGCTGTTGAAGATGACAGTGGATTTCATGTTGCGCATCGCTCAGTTTTTGATCGAAGTGAAACCATTGATTTTCATTACTTCCCCAGAAATAAAGAGTTACTAAACGAAGTAGCCGGGCATGAATCATTACAACACCTCATCCGCTTTTCACAAGGATATTATACTGTTAAACAAAAAGACGGCAAACTGATTTTCAATGATCTGCGCTTCGGGCAAATTACCGGTTGGGCCACACCCAATAATGAGTTTGTGTTTCACTTTTACCTCAGCCATCCCGATGACAATTTATTAGTGATTCAACGTGGCCGGTTTGCAAACTGGAATGGTGAAACGGTGCGCGCACTTATTAGAAGAATTCGTGGAGAACAGTGA
- a CDS encoding ABC-F family ATP-binding cassette domain-containing protein — MNYLSAELISKSFNDRWLFKDLSLGISQGEKLAFVGNNGVGKSTLLKILTGELASDSGSVVIRDGIRLGYLTQQPSVDENLLVKDVLFNDGNAVALAVKEYEDCLHHPDVSPERMQAALEKMEELNAWDYDSKVQEVTGKLGVPDMDKRFGELSGGQKKRIFLAQLLLNEPDLIIMDEPTNHLDLSAIEWLENYLAGPQITLIMVTHDRYFLDAVATEIIELDRRQLFRYKGNYAYFLEKKAEREEILKAEVSKARNLLKKELEWMRRQPKARGTKAKYRVEAFYELKEKASQDLRKDRLELDIKEARQGGKILEVNHLSKAFNGQPMVDNFSYVFKKNDRIGVVGNNGVGKSTFLNLITQRLKPDAGEVLPGVTTKYGYFTQDSMNLNPANRVIEEVKNIAEFITLSDGSQVSASKFLDNFLFPPEKQYTYVEKLSGGEKKRLQLLKMLVTNPNFLILDEPTNDFDIDTLNVLEEFLEKFTGCLLLVSHDRYFMDHLVDQLFVFEGEGKIRFFNGNYTDYRDWVEEQEAVDVKPEVAKLPMQDEKPVAKKVSYKDKQEYEQLQKEIEVLEKQKSELEEKVNSGITDHTKLQELGQQLQVIAASLDAKTMRWLELSELVES, encoded by the coding sequence GTGAATTACCTTTCTGCTGAACTCATTTCGAAATCGTTTAATGATCGCTGGCTGTTTAAAGACCTTTCGCTGGGCATTTCCCAGGGCGAAAAACTGGCTTTTGTTGGCAATAATGGCGTTGGAAAGTCCACGCTGTTGAAAATATTAACTGGTGAGCTGGCTTCCGATTCCGGATCGGTGGTCATTCGGGATGGTATCCGGCTAGGATATTTAACGCAACAACCCTCGGTTGATGAAAACCTATTGGTGAAGGATGTACTTTTCAACGATGGCAATGCGGTGGCATTGGCCGTGAAGGAATACGAAGATTGTTTGCATCACCCTGATGTTTCTCCCGAACGCATGCAGGCTGCTTTGGAGAAAATGGAAGAGCTGAATGCCTGGGATTACGACTCGAAAGTTCAGGAAGTTACCGGCAAACTTGGTGTACCGGATATGGACAAAAGGTTTGGTGAACTTTCAGGCGGACAAAAGAAACGGATATTCTTAGCGCAGCTTTTATTGAATGAGCCAGACCTGATCATCATGGATGAGCCCACTAACCACCTTGATCTTTCAGCCATTGAATGGTTGGAAAATTACCTGGCTGGTCCGCAGATTACCCTGATCATGGTTACGCACGATCGCTATTTTCTCGATGCGGTGGCTACTGAAATTATAGAACTCGACCGCAGGCAATTGTTTCGGTACAAAGGCAACTATGCTTACTTTCTGGAAAAGAAAGCTGAGCGTGAAGAAATATTAAAAGCAGAAGTAAGCAAGGCGCGTAACCTATTGAAGAAAGAACTCGAGTGGATGAGGCGACAGCCCAAAGCGCGTGGAACGAAAGCGAAATACCGTGTAGAAGCATTTTATGAACTAAAAGAAAAGGCGTCACAGGATTTGCGCAAGGACAGGCTTGAGCTGGATATTAAAGAAGCACGACAGGGCGGAAAAATTCTGGAAGTCAATCACCTTTCGAAAGCCTTTAACGGCCAACCGATGGTGGATAATTTTTCCTATGTGTTTAAGAAAAACGACCGCATTGGCGTGGTGGGCAACAATGGGGTAGGAAAGAGTACGTTTTTGAATTTGATCACGCAGCGCCTTAAGCCCGATGCAGGTGAAGTGCTGCCGGGCGTGACTACCAAGTATGGATACTTCACACAGGATTCAATGAACCTGAATCCTGCCAACCGGGTAATAGAAGAAGTGAAAAATATTGCTGAGTTTATTACACTTTCGGATGGCTCGCAGGTTTCAGCTTCCAAGTTTCTCGATAACTTTTTGTTTCCGCCCGAGAAGCAATACACCTATGTAGAAAAACTAAGTGGAGGGGAGAAGAAGCGTTTGCAGTTGCTGAAGATGTTGGTAACGAATCCGAATTTTTTAATTCTGGATGAACCAACCAACGATTTTGACATCGATACGCTGAATGTATTGGAAGAATTTCTGGAGAAGTTTACCGGGTGTTTGTTGCTGGTTTCGCACGATCGTTATTTTATGGATCACCTGGTGGATCAGTTGTTTGTGTTTGAAGGCGAAGGAAAAATCCGTTTCTTTAACGGCAACTATACCGATTACCGTGATTGGGTAGAGGAGCAGGAAGCTGTTGATGTTAAACCTGAAGTCGCGAAACTTCCCATGCAGGATGAAAAGCCTGTTGCCAAGAAAGTTTCGTACAAGGACAAACAGGAGTATGAGCAACTTCAAAAAGAAATTGAAGTGTTGGAAAAGCAGAAATCGGAGTTGGAAGAAAAAGTAAATTCAGGCATTACCGATCATACCAAACTGCAGGAGTTAGGACAGCAGCTTCAGGTTATTGCTGCCAGTTTGGATGCGAAGACTATGCGCTGGCTTGAGTTATCCGAACTTGTTGAATCATAA
- a CDS encoding DUF3291 domain-containing protein — protein sequence MMVTITSIQLKSPLKFFALSYRAMNIMFQLKKTNVVQMKKYGFWTKHYTMTAWNSEQELKDFAKSGAHLEAMKLSADIATEVRTLTLPMEKLPDWKMAKQLLETQGKVLTFN from the coding sequence ATGATGGTGACCATTACCAGTATCCAACTTAAATCTCCGCTCAAGTTTTTTGCACTGTCGTATCGCGCCATGAATATTATGTTTCAGTTGAAGAAGACAAATGTAGTGCAAATGAAAAAGTATGGGTTTTGGACAAAGCACTATACCATGACCGCCTGGAACAGCGAACAAGAGTTGAAAGACTTTGCTAAATCGGGTGCACATCTGGAGGCGATGAAGCTCAGTGCGGATATTGCAACCGAAGTTCGTACACTTACCTTGCCGATGGAAAAACTTCCGGATTGGAAGATGGCAAAGCAATTACTGGAAACGCAAGGAAAGGTTTTAACATTTAACTGA
- a CDS encoding nitronate monooxygenase, with translation MAAQTLDKLLGIDYPIIVAPMFLISNTKMVKAALDNGVTAAFPALNYRTDKELRAAIQEIKQYSNKPFGVNLIVNKSNPKYKAQLETLLELKVDFIITSLGNPKEVVEKCKPLGIKVFCDVVDLTYAKKVESLGADAVIAVNSEAGGHAGNISPKDLVTLLKENLSIPIISAGGIASADGIKEVMAWGAAGVSVGTIFIASEEADVTPEYKQAMIDYGAKDIVRTNKLSGSPLTVINTPYVQQMGTEASWLERMMNNNKRLKKYIKMILAFRGMKAVEKAATGATYKTLWCAGPAIEHVHSVRPMKEIVQSLTVGLTK, from the coding sequence ATGGCCGCACAAACGCTCGATAAACTGCTGGGTATTGATTACCCGATCATCGTGGCCCCGATGTTTCTGATATCCAATACAAAGATGGTAAAGGCTGCTCTCGACAATGGGGTTACCGCAGCATTTCCGGCTTTGAATTACCGAACCGATAAGGAGTTGCGGGCTGCTATTCAGGAGATCAAACAATATTCCAACAAGCCATTTGGTGTAAACCTTATCGTTAACAAGTCGAATCCGAAATACAAAGCACAACTGGAAACCTTATTGGAGTTGAAAGTTGATTTTATCATTACGTCATTAGGCAATCCCAAAGAAGTAGTAGAAAAATGTAAACCACTCGGCATTAAAGTTTTTTGTGATGTAGTTGATTTGACCTATGCCAAAAAGGTTGAATCGCTTGGAGCCGATGCGGTGATTGCGGTGAACAGCGAAGCAGGCGGACATGCCGGGAACATTTCACCGAAAGACCTTGTAACCTTGTTAAAAGAAAATCTCAGTATTCCGATTATTTCTGCTGGTGGCATCGCTTCGGCTGATGGTATAAAGGAAGTGATGGCATGGGGTGCAGCCGGTGTTTCGGTGGGTACCATTTTTATTGCCAGCGAAGAAGCCGATGTAACACCTGAATACAAACAGGCCATGATCGATTATGGTGCCAAAGATATTGTTCGCACCAACAAACTTTCCGGATCACCGTTAACAGTTATCAACACGCCCTATGTTCAACAGATGGGAACCGAAGCCAGTTGGCTTGAGCGAATGATGAACAATAACAAGCGACTTAAGAAGTACATAAAAATGATTCTTGCATTTCGGGGCATGAAGGCGGTAGAAAAAGCCGCTACAGGCGCAACCTACAAAACACTTTGGTGTGCCGGACCGGCCATTGAACACGTGCATAGCGTACGGCCCATGAAAGAGATCGTGCAGTCCCTTACGGTTGGGTTAACAAAATAA
- a CDS encoding pyridoxamine 5'-phosphate oxidase family protein: MLRITLALLLFISFTLHGQSTQDSTILSSAREIMEASPTCVLITLDKKIPRARTMDPFKPEKDFTVWLATNPNSRKVKEIKKNVTVTLYYQDGENGYVSLYGRATLVNDQSEKDKRWKTEWSAFYPNRNEAYLLIKVVPLKLEVISYKREINGNEKTWQPEVFVFQKTN; this comes from the coding sequence ATGCTTAGAATAACTCTCGCTTTACTTCTATTCATCTCATTCACGCTCCATGGCCAATCCACGCAAGACTCTACCATCCTATCCTCAGCGCGAGAAATCATGGAAGCCTCTCCTACTTGTGTGCTCATTACATTGGACAAGAAAATACCACGGGCAAGAACTATGGATCCTTTCAAACCGGAAAAAGACTTTACGGTTTGGTTGGCTACAAATCCGAATAGCCGAAAGGTAAAGGAGATCAAAAAAAATGTAACCGTTACGTTGTACTACCAGGATGGAGAAAACGGTTATGTTTCGCTATATGGCCGTGCTACATTGGTGAACGACCAATCAGAAAAAGACAAACGATGGAAAACAGAATGGTCGGCTTTTTACCCAAACCGAAACGAAGCATACCTGCTAATTAAAGTTGTGCCCCTAAAACTTGAAGTTATCTCGTACAAAAGAGAAATAAACGGTAACGAAAAAACCTGGCAACCGGAAGTATTTGTTTTTCAAAAAACTAACTAA
- a CDS encoding GIY-YIG nuclease family protein: protein MPREHNYFVYIVECSDRMYYTGVTNNLDRRIWEHNEGIDPKSFTYNRRPVTLKYYEYFSDINQAISWEKQLKGWSRKKKEALFDRDWDKLKILAKGKKRAS from the coding sequence ATGCCTCGTGAACATAACTACTTTGTTTACATAGTTGAATGCTCAGATAGAATGTATTATACAGGCGTAACCAACAACCTGGATAGAAGAATCTGGGAACACAATGAAGGTATTGACCCGAAAAGTTTTACTTACAACAGAAGGCCAGTAACATTAAAATATTATGAGTATTTTTCAGATATCAATCAGGCTATTAGTTGGGAGAAACAATTAAAGGGTTGGAGTAGGAAAAAGAAGGAAGCGCTTTTCGATCGAGATTGGGATAAATTGAAGATACTTGCCAAAGGAAAGAAAAGGGCCTCATAA
- a CDS encoding GIY-YIG nuclease family protein: MPRDHHYFVYIVECSDGLYYTGVTNNLDRRIWEHNEGIDPKSFTYNRRPVLLKYYEYFSDINQAISWEKQLKGWSRKKKEALFDRDWDKLKILAKGKKRAS, from the coding sequence ATGCCTCGTGATCATCATTACTTCGTTTACATAGTTGAATGCTCAGATGGACTATATTATACAGGCGTAACCAACAACCTGGATAGAAGAATCTGGGAGCACAATGAAGGCATTGACCCGAAAAGTTTTACCTACAACAGAAGGCCAGTACTATTAAAATATTATGAATATTTCTCAGATATCAATCAGGCTATCAGTTGGGAGAAACAATTGAAGGGTTGGAGTAGAAAAAAGAAGGAAGCCCTTTTCGATCGCGATTGGGATAAATTGAAGATACTTGCCAAAGGAAAGAAAAGAGCCTCCTAG
- a CDS encoding GIY-YIG nuclease family protein, protein MPRDHHYFVYIVECSDGLYYTGVTNNLDRRIWEHNEGIDPKSFTYNRRPVLLKYYEYFSDINQAISWEKQLKGWSRKKKEALFDRDWDKLKILAKGKKRAS, encoded by the coding sequence ATGCCTCGTGATCATCATTACTTCGTTTACATAGTTGAATGCTCAGATGGACTATATTATACAGGCGTAACCAACAACCTGGATAGAAGAATCTGGGAGCACAATGAAGGCATTGACCCGAAAAGTTTTACCTACAACAGAAGGCCAGTACTATTAAAATACTATGAATATTTCTCAGATATCAATCAGGCTATCAGTTGGGAGAAACAATTGAAGGGTTGGAGTAGAAAAAAGAAGGAAGCCCTTTTCGATCGCGATTGGGATAAATTGAAGATACTTGCCAAAGGAAAGAAAAGAGCCTCCTAG